Proteins co-encoded in one Papaver somniferum cultivar HN1 chromosome 5, ASM357369v1, whole genome shotgun sequence genomic window:
- the LOC113283064 gene encoding protein disulfide isomerase pTAC5, chloroplastic-like has product MSSFLLPFQLNPPPPPQPTTTTTATTSLFCGIHSYPAKLYNSFQIRKSKKNFHYYNHSTFSCSSSSSSSDWEREEERWLREEQRWQREEKRWVREESRWNLERQSYLEEIASLKFRIQNLERLKNSTDIITSSTSSDNNNNNNKTLTDISPSAAAALLPGEINQITEIGSGPSPIQFHSEIQQQDYNEEIELKPKEVRVVEKSIKKKRSTIRKGAEGEDVREMQDALQKLGFYSGEEDVEFSSFGSDTERAIKSWQASIEAREDGVMTAELLEKLFSEVEMGDTGSGIPTENKEVAATMPQVGNATVTEAPAFLQNTAKESSSDEYGPSRRNRVFLLGENRWEDSSRLIGRKDGADKMAVGTMRCITCRGEGRLLCEECDGTGEPNIEEQFLEWVDEGANCPYCEGLGYNICDVCEGETIVISPS; this is encoded by the exons ATGTCCTcctttcttcttccctttcaacTAAACCCACCTCCACCACCtcaaccaaccaccaccaccaccgctactACTAGTCTGTTTTGCGGAATTCACAGTTATCCGGCAAAACTCTACAATTCATTTCAAATCCGCAAATCCAAGAAAAATTTTCATTACTACAATCACAGTACATTCTCATGTTCATCTTCTAGTTCATCTTCTGAttgggaaagagaagaagagagatgGTTAAGAGAAGAACAACGATGGCAACGAGAAGAGAAAAGATGGGTTCGTGAAGAATCAAGATGGAATTTAGAACGTCAATCTTATCTTGAAGAAATAGCTTCCCTGAAATTCAGAATTCAAAACTTAGAAAGACTGAAAAATTCAACAGATATCATTACTTCATCTACATCttctgataataataataataataataagactctcactgacatttcaccttctgctgctgctgcactatTGCCTGGAGAAATTAATCAGATTACTGAAATTGGTTCTGGTCCTAGTCCAATTCAGTTTCATTCTGAGATTCAACAACAAGATTATAATGAGGAGATTGAGTTGAAGCCTAAAGAAGTTAGGGTTGTTGAGAAGAGCATAAAGAAGAAGAGGTCTACAATAAGAAAAGGTGCAGAAGGCGAAGACGTTCGTGAGATGCAG GATGCATTGCAAAAATTAGGCTTTTATTCCGGTGAAGAAGATGTCGAGTTTTCTAGCTTCGGAAGTGATACTGAACGTGCTATAAAGTCTTGGCAA GCCTCAATAGAGGCTCGTGAAGATGGAGTTATGACTGCTGAACTGTTGGAAAAATTATTTTCGGAGGTGGAAATGGGGGATACTGGTTCAGGAATACCCACGGAGAACAAAGAAGTCGCTGCTACTATGCCTCAAGTG GGAAATGCAACAGTGACAGAAGCCCCTGCATTTTTGCAGAACACTGCAAAGGAAAGTAGTTCTGATGAATATGGACCATCTCGTCGTAATCGAGTCTTTCTTCTTGGAGAGAATCGGTGGGAAGACTCGTCTCGGCTTATTGGTCGTAAGGATGGTGCTGACAAGATGGCAGTGGGTACTATGAGGTGTATTACTTGTCGTGGGGAAGGTCGCCTTTTGTGCGAAG AGTGTGATGGGACAGGTGAACCCAACATTGAAGAACAG TTTCTGGAATGGGTAGATGAAGGAGCAAATTGTCCATATTGCGAAGGCCTTGGTTACAACATATGTGACGTTTGTGAAGGGGAAACCATAGTCATTTCCCCAAGTTAA